GGTGGACTGGACGGCATCCGGCGTCGAGGCGCTCGAGTTGGCGGAAGCGGATGGCTATGCGCTGGTCGTGCTGGATGTCGGCCTGCCGGACCGCAACGGCTTTGATGTCTGCCGTGACTTGCGGGGGTTCAGTCAAGTGCCGGTGATCTTCCTGACAGCCAGGGCCTCGGAGATCGACCGGGTGGTGGGGCTTGAGATCGGCGCGGATGACTATGTGACCAAGCCCTTCAGCCCGCGTGAGCTGACGGCGCGTGTCCGTGCGAACATTCGGCGTGCGCAGCTGAGCGTTCCGGTCGCCGTGTCCGGTACCGAGGGGGGCGCGACGGATTCCCCCTTCGTCATTGATGTGGACCGATGGGAGTTGCGTTATTTCGGCGAGGTACTGTCTTTGGCCCGCTACGAGTTCCGTTTGCTTGCCGCGCTGGTGGAAAAGCCGGGCCGGGTGTATACGCGGGCGCAGTTGATGGATGTGGCCTGGGAAGAGCCGGAGGCCTCGATGGAGCGCACGGTGGATACGCATATTAAAAGCCTGCGGGCGAAGCTGAAGCAGGTGCGGCCCGAATTCGATCCCATCCGGACGCACCGCGGTATCGGGTACTCCCTGAAGGAAGACTGGTGAGCTTGACCTTTCGCATATTGATCAGTTTTGCACTGATCGCCTTGGCGGCCTACTACCTCTTGCTGAATCCCGTGGTGGACCGGGTGGAGCGCCAGTACTTGGAAGCCGCGGAGGAGCCGATGGTCGACGCGGCGAATATCCTTGCGTCCATGCTTTCTGTGCCGGACGCGGATGCGGTCATTGTTCCGGAACCGTTCCGCCTGGGGATGAGCCAAGTAAAGGAGCGGCTGATCCACGCCCAGATCTACAACCTGATGAAGGAGGAGATCCTGATGGACTTCTATGTCACCGATGCGGACGGGCGACTCGTCTATGATTCCGGCGGGCAATACGAATCCGGTCTCGACATGAAGGTGCATCGGGATGTCCGTCTGACCCTGGAC
This window of the Coraliomargarita parva genome carries:
- the creB gene encoding two-component system response regulator CreB; amino-acid sequence: MNPKCMPEASAKQVSRILVVEDEPSIRDSIVYALESEGYAVDWTASGVEALELAEADGYALVVLDVGLPDRNGFDVCRDLRGFSQVPVIFLTARASEIDRVVGLEIGADDYVTKPFSPRELTARVRANIRRAQLSVPVAVSGTEGGATDSPFVIDVDRWELRYFGEVLSLARYEFRLLAALVEKPGRVYTRAQLMDVAWEEPEASMERTVDTHIKSLRAKLKQVRPEFDPIRTHRGIGYSLKEDW